The genomic segment CACTGGAACTTAACAGCAGCAGGGCTGGCTGAACAGACTGATATTTTTCAAGAAGGAAATTAATGACCAAATCTAGCACTGCTAAACAACTTtgcctccccccctttttttctagATTAGTTACTGTAGGAAAtttttagacatttaaaaataactttcatcaCTTATTCTCTACTGCTTTGtctttggttttactttttaagTTTCAGTGGTTATGGCCTGGCTTGAGGCCTGTTATTGTAAATTAAATTTTACGGCACACAGTTGAGTCCAATCTTATTTTGCGTGCAGGGCTGCTTCTGCGTTACAATGGCAGAGCTGATGAGCTGCAACAGAGAATGTCTGGTGTGCAAATCTCACAAGATTTTTGCCTGGCCTTTTATGGAAAAAGTTTGCCTACCATGGTTATAAAAGAATGAGAGAATGTTTATGCTTAGAGAAATCATTTCTGGCCTTCTAAAACCAATTTCTCCACCATGATTtcaaaatgaagcttttaaagttataaaagtCTATTCTACTGACTTGAGTTATTCAACAACGACTTGTGCTTCTGCCACCACAAAATAAAGGCCAGATGAGATAAAAGCTTTTATATTCCCCAGAAAAACAGCATCACTGTGATCTCCGacagaataaagacattttttaaaaaactgctaaaCTCAAAAAGTATATTCACCTAATATAACAGAAGAAGCACAggatcagaaaaaaatcaattttctcaATTACTGGTGTAAGTTTACTATTGATCCTAAACTCCTGCATTACTCTATAAATGGTCTTGCATTATACACTCATATAACCAGTATCcagattaagaaaaagaacagtACCAGTATCGCagaaagtatatatttaaaaataggatatATTTTCAGGCATAAATCTTTGAATGAACAGTTTTCACCTACATctgcaatttaaaacttacttCAAGTTGAAATATTCGTTCCTGTTCCTTGCAACCCTGCTGCTCATCAATTTCAATGGCTTTCCTCATTACTGCTGCCATTTCAGTTATCTGGTCAACATGTGCTTGtaattcctggaaaaaaaaagagacggCGTTGTGAATTGGTGaaatacttcattatttttactttaggATCGTCTCCTTTTTATAAAAACTACATTGACACTTAATACGAACAATATCTTTCCACTGCCATTTAACATAAACGTAATATATCAAACAGATATTTACAAGAAAGTTGACTGACTGTGAATGTGCTTTTGAAATTAGGTTTCTGTTAGGACTAGGATTAAGGATGAGCAGCATAATATAACTAAACCCACTAACAAGAAGGATACCCATATTTCACATTCCTCTCAGGACAAATGATCAGCAACTTTCTCTTTGTTACACCCACACATTCACTCTCTTTTCCTCCCTGAAGTCttcatgatttacaaatattttctgtattatcCATTCTTAAAAACTGATCTCAATTCACTCTGAAGCTTTTCTAGATTAGAATCCTCCTTGAGAGCAGGAACTGTATAGTGTTTGTATTGCCTATCATTTAATGTTAGGTACATGATAGATAATAAGTATTGAGTAAAATGAACAGAGTTCTGCTTTTAAGTATTCAAACATCAAATAGCCTTGTTTGCAAACTGTTCAAAATATAATTCCAGTGTAAAACAGACATCCACATTTGCTTGGCACAGCAAGTAGCATAAAGTTCTCCTCATCttgttctcttattcttttctgcaCACCTatgatgtgccagacactgtgctgggcagTAGGAATATGAAGCCTGTTAAGAAATGTTCCCtgatttcaaggagcttacagtcaATGAAAGAGAAATGTTCCCtgatttcaaggagcttacagtcaATGAAAGAGAAATGTTCCCtgatttcaaggagcttacagtcaATGAAAGAGACAGACAAAAGGTTTAAAATCAACAGAAacagaataataattttttaaatgaacaactTCTATAGACCATTGTTCACTGGCAATCAAGAGTTATTTTATTATACTAAGGCCAAAACTTACATATAAAAGTTAATAGTTTCCAAAATAAGCATTAAATCTCTTAAATAGTTGTATATACTCTATTTGTAAAAAGGATTTGAACAAGACCTGCCCCCCAAAATCTATAAAACTAGTAAACTATGGAAGAAATAGAGAACAAACAGGAATATCTTTAGCAAACCACACGTTTAACATCTTCTTAATTAACAGAGCTCTTCATACTATTTTAATGCGATCTATACAATACTAGTATGCAGGAAAATGGCAAAATAAAGGGCTATGCTGTCCAACATGGTGCTATTTACATTACAATTACCGGAGgtcaaatacattttaagaaattaacAATTCAGTTCCTCAGCTGCACTAGTGAcacttcaagtgctcaacagccacatgtggctggtggcttccATACTGAACAGCGCAGATAAAGAACACTTCCAGCACCGCACAAAGTCCTACTGGACGGCTCTGGATTAGATTACAGCAGCAAGAATGATGCCAAGACAGCTATCATTTTCTGGAAcagttaaaaaaatgatttaaaaatcccTCCCACTGTAAAGGAAGCATAATGTGTAAAAGCAAGTTAAGCACAATAAACTGCAGCAGCAAATAGAATTTTCTGAAATAACCACAGCTTTCTCGGTTTATGGTTTGGTGTCTAGGCACTGACTTAGGATAAACAATTACACAGGAAGGAGATCATTATctgtctttaaaacaaaaaaacaagaaactacTAAATCTCAACTGTATAGCTTATTCTTGTAaaatcatcataagaaaaaacCCCCCAATACTTGATAAAGCAGCATATTTCTATAGGCCCAGTTCCTGGATGGTTCACTTATTACAACAAAATCTTTAGGGAAGTATCATACATCTTTTAATGGGCACAAGAGGGCAAGACCTGTGCTTTCCAAACTGACTTAAAGGTAAGAAGTGCTAGCAACATAATCCCTGAACTGTCTTGAAATGCCCTTCATTGGTAACTTTCGTTTAGGTTCATTTCAACTTTGCTCAATAAAGGCCTGCCacaatgaagtttaaaaaaaaaaaattgtcaaaacACAATGGAGAGCATACTATTATACTTAATCATAACACTTAAACAAAGGCATCTTTCTTTGTGAACACAAGCTAAAGGACTATAAACTATCAGAAATCTGAATTAAAACAACTTAAGTTTGGTTGAACACAATTTTTACAAAGTCAGATTAAAATGACTGCCAAGAAAATATCTTTGATGTCCAGAAAGAGGACGACTGTTTAAAGCTCACTAAAATCCTGCAGAAGCAGTGAGACGGAGCAACACAACGAAAGGATGGCCTAGAGAACGAACCTTTCTTTAAAGCCTGTGATTATCCAGCAGGCGGGCTATGATGACCATACAGAGAGGCAATGACAGACTTCAAGTTGCTACACTAAGTATTTCTGGAAGGCTATCAAAAGCACAGCATTTTCTAAAAAAGCGATTTCATTTATTTGCTGATTTAATTTGGGAGGAATATCCAAtgtaaaggtatttttttaatggaccCCCCCTTCCACCCACATCCCAAAAGTCGACTGTTTTATTTAGTGTACATTCTGATTTGCTTCCAAGTGCCTCCTCTCCAGTCCATGTTGAGGTGCTTCAAGGATGTGTCGAGATGCATCAAGGAAGAATCCTTCGGAGTGGTTACGATGCACCATGTCAATCTGTAGTATAGAGTCATTATAATGTTAATACGGACATTATCCgtaatttaaaaactgaatgagTGTTAGTTCATGCGTGTTAGCCAACTGtttgaaatgtttgtttttttaagatttccaAAAAGGTATCAGTACAAGAATAATGTAAGAATGAGTATCTGAATGAAAATCAGTTCTGCTCAAacttttcactgatttttaaacatGTGCTCAAAACCTTCTGGGTGAGTGCAAAATTCTACATTACAGCAGTCTCAGAAGGGCCTCTCACTCCAGAATGCTGTTATGTGTAACTCTGTTTATTATCCCTAAGtgtgttataaaattatttctgtttcgGCCTCTCAGAGCGCTAGCACCTACACACATCCTGGAAGCTCACATATTTCTGTGTCTTTATTATGCACGTTTCTCTGCTCACCCACTTCTGCTTGTgacacctccctcccccagtAATTAATTCAAGGCTGGATGTAGATGGATGTTCTACCTTTCTCTGCCACTTTCCCAGATTCTCCTCATGAGAACTAATCTTGCTTCCCTCCAGTATTCAAGTAATAATTCATATCTCTATTTTAGGATTCATCACATCCTACCTTATATTCGATAACTATGTTTTTGTGTCTGTATCTCCCATTATACTGAAAGCTCCTATGGTAGAGTAatgaaatttattcattcatcttagTAATAAACTATGCCAGTGCGAgtgttaataaatatttgtttgagtcaaaatgtctcctttttgggaaaaatcaaaatcacaaacATTAATATGTATTAGTTAGAATTAATAACAAGTAACCAAACAGTCATTTTATGGAAGGCAAGGATCAGCACTTAGATGAAGAATTTAATCTACATAATGAAAAAGGATGGTTTAGAGCTATCTTACGAAATGTGTAACTCTGCTAATTAATAAAAAAGCTCTGAGGAATGGTAAAATCTAATGTGTTTTAGAGCACATCTACTTCTGATATATCTGCTACCATAAGGGACTAGTGAGCTTCAGTATCGTATTCTAAGTACTTTTTTGCCAGAATGTTCTCTTTAGATCTTAAAAAGTTTACTACTTAGCTTGTTAAACCTAAGGGCCTTTCGGAATTTTTCAAGATGATATTTATTTtaccaataactttaagtcaaTTCATATTTGTACCTTAAAAAAACCTCtgatacatttaaatttaaatgtttttcaaatgatCTCACAACAAcagatacattttatattcaaaagaTTAACTCTTAACTATCCAAGGTCTTCATTTTGGGTCAGAGATGAATAGCATAATTAGATAATATTAAAcccatatttatttacatattgtttACTATTTGACATAGAAGGTATTCATTACTAACTTCCTTAATATGTAAAGTAGAATTCACATACCAAAGCAATTTACtaggtatttaattttaatataattaataattaaaaaatactgtcaAGCACCATAATGGATGAGGTATTTAAGGAATCTAAAATGTGTTTCagtaatgaaagagaaaaacacatcTTATAACAatcaatatttcttaaataataatattataacTAACAGTTAGCTCATCATTATCCAATACGAATAATGGTCTAGTAGTCACAGTCTGttctggtatttttatttcacaccagcagttaaaaatcagtttaaaataaaatgtaaatgggaAAGGATtattctgcctgtttttgtagCAGTTGCTAGCAAACATAGGGACATACACAAAGGGAACAGACACAGGGATCACAATGAGTAACATGAACAGCAGGAAAAAACATTAATTTCTAACTAGTTCAGCTCTGGCTCTAAAAATGCTGTTAACTGATATGTGACTGGctagggaggtgggggtgaggaaggcaatattttaatatgtttgttcttttcctctccctcaccccatGGTGTTTCCATTAATAATCAGCCTCATCCAGAAAACAGTCCTAAGAAAAACAAATCTACCTTTAGctgctttcagattttttttaaagttataagcATTTAAGTATTTGTTTTTGCAACAGATATCAATACACACATTTATTAcgagaaatatttcttaaaagcagataaccttgaaaaataattttgaattgaACAGACTTACCTTTATTTCccaaataaagtttatttttgaatatatattaaagCTACTAGGAAAGAATGGGAGTGAGAAGAGTAAATCAAGCAGAAAATGACACGTACgtaacatgaaaaaaataaggaaaagcagaaaatgtcaaaaagagaagtattcaatattatgtaagACACctgtgatttaaaaagaaaaatctgaacacAAGTTAGCCAACTGTCCCTCTGTTCCACCTCAAATTGTATTTACAGAATGAATTACCTTAGAGTGCTGCTCTTTCAACTTCATTATTATACCTGGATCATCTTTTTTGCTAGCCATTAGCAATCTAAACATTTGCTCTCGATACTTGCTCATTATAAGTTCCAAGGCAGACTGATGTTCTTCCAGGGACGTACGCAGTTCTATCAAGAATAACAGTATATTGTATTCAAACTTGAGTGAAAGATGTACAAAACATTCTCTTCCACATTACATTTATCAAAAAAGCAATTTATAAAGggggtattttaaaaaaacatgatgCACAAAAATCTAGCCACATGGAAATAAAGGACACCAAATGGAGtcttttattagttttttattttatctatttattttttaaaatttaatttttcttttttttgcaggcagggaggtaattaggtttatttggtttttctgtggcagtactggggattgaacccacaacctcctgcatgctgagcatccactctatcacttgagctatatcctttcCCCCATTAGTTATTTAAATGActattttaaactcattttttgAGAACCATTTTAACAAATATATGCCAAATAATACTCAAGTATCAGATGATGCCCTATATTAGGAATACCAAAACGCCAGGGGAGAGTCTAGTGGAGAAAACAAAtcataaataattataatacaataagCTCTACTCAAATACATGTAAAAGGTCTGAGAGGAAAAAGTGGTGAAAGCTTCACAGAAGTATACTATTGAGATGAACCTGTGTTCTTTGAGTTGAAAAATAAAGGACAGGGCATTCTAAGCAGGGAGGCATGGCGTGGATGGTGTGTTCAGGAATGAGTTCGATGGCAAGACGAAAGGTTCCACGGAGAGGAGAGGTTGGGAAGAGTACGAAAACAAAGGCTTGGAGGTGACCCTGAGGGCCTCTGGATGGGGAACTAGTACGCAGTGAAGGTTCTCAAGCAAAAGAATAACATGATcagatatatttttgaaaatatcaatctGATGCTTGTGTTGAAGATGACTGGAAGgggaaaagactgaaattaggGAGACCACTTAGGACAGCTGGGGGTCAAAGTGATGGGATTAGAGAAAGAAACTGAGCTACTTCATAGGTAACAGCAATGGGATAAACTGGATATTGCAGGTGAGAATCTAAGGTGACTTTCAAGTGAGGAAGACGTTCATATACAGCACAAGATAAAGAGCAATAAATAAGACTTAGGCATACTGGACTAGAAATGAGATTAATGCCAAGAAGTAACTATAATTGGctattttcccatttaaaaaatattaattggtCCCAGGTTGACAGTACAATTGCAGATTAAAGTTCTCTTTTGATTTGCTATACGTAGTTATatcttgcctttgttttcttgttgcaaTTCTCTGATTTGTCTGTTTTCTTGCTGTATTCCCATAACTAATGTGGACCGTGGCCGATGTCTTGCAACTTCATTAAGTTCCTGAATTTCTTCTTGATACtaatgaaaagattaaaaaaaaagtggagaaaatatttgaaaatatgtatctgataatatatatttgctaaagaactcttataactcagcaataaaaagaacccaatttaaaaatgggcaaacaagatgaataagttctgaggatgtaatgtacatcatggtgactacagttcagaagactgtattatatacttggaaTTTGCCAAGAGTACACCTCTAATGttctcagcacacacacacacaaattatgtAAGGTGATGGAGgtattaactaaccttattgtggtaggtaatcatttcacaatatacacatatatcaatataaattgtacaccttaaacttatacaatattgCATGTCAagaatatctcaataaagctgaaaaaaatgggcaaaacagtCAAAGAGATATTTCTCTAAattacacaaatggccaataaacacatgagagatgcttaacatcattagtcattagggaaatacaattcAGTataaatgagataccactttacaaCCACTAAGATGACCTGAATCAAAAAGCAAATAGTAACAAgcattggagaggatgtggagaaactgttAACTCTCATatattgttgatgggaatgtaaaatgatgcagctgcttGGAGAACAACCAGGCAGATCTTCAAAGAGTTAAACATTGAGTTATATGACCCATCCATTCTATGAATAGGCATATACCCTCCAAAACTGAAGACCTATGTCCACACACAAACTTCTATGCAAGTATTCACAGTATTATATCTGTAACCAGAAAGTAGAAGCCAACCAAACTCCATCAACTGATGAGCAGATAAACACAATGTGCTGTACTCTTACAATGAATATGacttagaaataaaaactaaaaaagtactgatacatgctacaacatggatgaaacctgaaaacattacattaaaaaaagtcacaaaaagttacacattgtatgattctattcataGGAAGTGTCCAAAACAGGAaaatccatagagatagaaagaTTTATGGTTGCCAGGCGCTGGGGGAAGGGAGACCTAGGGAGTGGGTGCTACTGGATATGGGATTTGGGGGTGATGAACCGTTGTGAAATTAGACAGTGATTATGGTTGCACAGcatgtgaatatactaaaatccaACGAACTGTACCCTtcaaaaggctaaactttatggTATGGCTCTTAACTGGTTGTCAAACTCCTTTTTGCACAACTCAATACCAGATGTATGTTCACTGGAACACCCGAGTCAAGATAGACAGGGAGGTATGTAAGGCATCTAGGGCAACAGAGTTGCAAACCAAAATAAGTAAACTTGCTCCACTATTTTCAGCAGCTTTGTTAAAAGAAGCACCCCCGAGTTGCTTCCTTTTACAAAATGGATGCATTGCAAGAGAGTAGGCTGTGAAGGTCTATTTACCTCCAGTGATTTCCAACATAATTTTagagattttaaaattctcttaagAGTTGAACATTTTTTATCAAAAGAGGGCTTAAAATAGTAGCTCAACTCCATGGCCCACTGGGAAGTGCTTACATACAATGCTAACAAGAAGTGAAGCCACTTCTAGTTTTTCTTTAACTGGAagcattaaatgaaaaataaggtaGCAAGTATGAATGCAGTAACTGCAAAAGTTGTAAACCAGACATTActttgcatctttttaaaaacaattttattaatagCATCACCTAAATACTCTTACAAGGAAAAATACAACATTTCTAcattatagaaataagaaaaagagcaaaatatgTGTCAATATTAGTAAAAGATATTATCTGGTCTTTGTCAAATATATCTAGACCTAAAAAATTCACATATTTTCTAAACTCAAATGTGTATCACTGTCAGAAAAACAAGTGATCAAGTCTACAAGTTTTagagaatatatacacacacacacacacacacacacacatatacatgtctCCTGAACTTGACAAAATTATATTCCAACCTAATTTGAGGCATAGAAGTCAAgctacttttaaattttagagaacattaaaaaaaattaatgaaatactaATTAAGCGAAGTTTCAGCCACACATAAATGCCAATGACTGCCTTTTTATAATGAAatcaacaagaaagaaaaaaatcaaacctgcTTCATAGCTTCTACTCGCTTGTTGAGAGCTGTGGTTTGCTCAATCAGAGATTCCGCTGCATCGTCGTGATCTCGTAATCTTTCCACAAGAGCTTTAGCATCAGCAAGTGCCTTCTCAATTGTGCAACTCATTTCTAAGGGAATACCTAtcattaaaaatcaaaatcaagaTTCAAAACAC from the Vicugna pacos chromosome 34, VicPac4, whole genome shotgun sequence genome contains:
- the FGFR1OP2 gene encoding FGFR1 oncogene partner 2 isoform X1, with translation MSCTIEKALADAKALVERLRDHDDAAESLIEQTTALNKRVEAMKQYQEEIQELNEVARHRPRSTLVMGIQQENRQIRELQQENKELRTSLEEHQSALELIMSKYREQMFRLLMASKKDDPGIIMKLKEQHSKIDMVHRNHSEGFFLDASRHILEAPQHGLERRHLEANQNELQAHVDQITEMAAVMRKAIEIDEQQGCKEQERIFQLEQENKGLREILQITRESFLNLRKDDGSESTSLSALVTSSDLSLRKS
- the FGFR1OP2 gene encoding FGFR1 oncogene partner 2 isoform X2 encodes the protein MSCTIEKALADAKALVERLRDHDDAAESLIEQTTALNKRVEAMKQYQEEIQELNEVARHRPRSTLVMGIQQENRQIRELQQENKELRTSLEEHQSALELIMSKYREQMFRLLMASKKDDPGIIMKLKEQHSKELQAHVDQITEMAAVMRKAIEIDEQQGCKEQERIFQLEQENKGLREILQITRESFLNLRKDDGSESTSLSALVTSSDLSLRKS